The Chanodichthys erythropterus isolate Z2021 chromosome 12, ASM2448905v1, whole genome shotgun sequence genome contains a region encoding:
- the kitb gene encoding KIT proto-oncogene, receptor tyrosine kinase b, with translation MGHAWFLRTVLLLFALPEGWFKPAITPDAPHLVILKGGQLELRCHDDAEVIMGSVQWLREKGRKIDGELKEDGASVILLTSTQNQHMGRYTCENTKTGERSSIYVYVKDLENAFVRSMVNGLLVREGENCTIPCLVTDPAVNHLSLLTCTGTALPAGLTYITNPERGITIRNVSKAFDGCYVCAGQMDEKPVKSNQYTLDVRLVPETVPAISLSIMENVILIQDQDFELTCSAININHDFLLSWSIPSEAIATEEINSKIVPGSRGYQRSVTLKFKSVKMSDSGVYQCSAKNEKGVSMATVNLEVYEQGFINLTEGADSVVQVREGESLTLSVEMISYPKPSEIYWTYNNELLQNTSEHVITLHNQQYRYISELRLVRIHGSEGGIYTFSANHTYASVNQSFTVHVICKPVIVSQEGPVDGQVRCVASGYPVPKISWYYCEPPHTRCSLLLNATQADEDVAVVTVSGSEFGRSEVESRLNISKGKFHTLECVAKTQGEHAYTLFSISERTVPHKLFTPLLSGVVSTAVLLSLIVVVLLFKYMQKPKYEIHWKVIDSFDGNNYTYIDPTQLPYDPKWEFPRERLRFGKILGSGAFGKVVAATAYGLLSADTVTTVAVKMLKPSAHSTEKEALMSELKVLSYIGNHMNIVNLLGACTVGGPTLVITEFCCYGDMLNFLRRKRDAFFSSKTGDGYYKNLLSQTQPSREGTDNGYMPMRSYQKRSNQTEWCDDKDDLSLDTEDLLSFSYQVAKGMDFLTSKNCIHRDLAARNVLLTQGRVAKICDFGLARDITTDSSYVLRGNARLPVKWMSPESLFACVYTFESDVWSYGILLWEIFSLGNTPYPGIPVGSTFYKMIQDGYRMSEPEFAPIEIYEVMRWCWSADPLKRPTFKKLVERTELLLSETTKHDYLNLSTSGSCEAFVPPDLQRAQRLSSVGSSTASTQPLLQATNEVFLEHQSI, from the exons atgggTCACGCTTGGTTTCTACGTACAGTTCTACTTTTATTCGCCTTACCTGAAG GATGGTTTAAACCTGCTATCACTCCCGATGCCCCTCATCTGGTGATACTTAAAGGTGGACAACTGGAACTCCGTTGTCATGACGATGCAGAGGTGATCATGGGCAGTGTGCAGTGGCTGCGGGAAAAAGGTCGGAAAATCGATGGAGAGCTAAAGGAAGATGGAGCCAGTGTCATTCTCCTCACCTCCACACAGAACCAGCATATGGGCCGTTACACCTGTGAGAACACAAAAACGGGAGAGAGGAGCTCTATCTATGTCTATGTGAAAG ATTTGGAGAACGCTTTTGTGCGCTCTATGGTGAATGGCCTTCTGGTGAGGGAAGGAGAGAATTGCACTATTCCTTGCTTAGTAACAGACCCAGCTGTCAATCACCTGTCCCTGTTGACCTGTACTGGCACTGCTTTACCAGCTGGCCTCACCTACATCACGAACCCTGAAAGAGGGATCACCATCAGAAACGTCTCCAAAGCCTTTGATGGCTGCTACGTTTGTGCAGGGCAGATGGATGAAAAACCTGTGAAATCAAATCAGTATACCTTGGATGTGCGGCtag TCCCGGAGACTGTGCCAGCGATCAGCCTATCCATAATGGAAAATGTGATTCTGATCCAGGATCAGGACTTTGAGCTCACCTGTAGCGCCATCAACATCAACCATGATTTCCTCCTGAGCTGGAGTATCCCTTCAGAAGCG ATAGCAACAGAAGAAATTAACTCTAAGATCGTGCCTGGTTCTCGAGGATATCAGCGCTCAGTAACACTGAAGTTCAAGTCTGTGAAGATGAGTGACTCAGGAGTCTATCAATGTAGTGCGAAGAATGAGAAGGGTGTCTCCATGGCAACTGTCAATCTGGAGGTTTACG AGCAAGGTTTCATTAACCTTACGGAGGGAGCGGACAGTGTGGTGCAGGTGCGAGAGGGAGAGAGTCTGACCCTCAGTGTGGAGATGATTTCATACCCCAAACCCTCCGAAATCTATTGGACCTATAACAACGAACTGCTCCAAAACACATCTGAGCATGTCATTACACTACACAACCAGCAGTACAG GTACATCAGTGAACTGAGGCTGGTTCGAATTCATGGATCAGAGGGCGGGATCTACACTTTCTCAGCCAATCATACATATGCGTCTGTAAATCAGTCATTCACTGTCCACGTTATAT GTAAACCAGTGATAGTTTCCCAGGAGGGGCCAGTTGATGGACAGGTGCGGTGTGTTGCTTCAGGATATCCTGTCCCTAAAATATCTTGGTATTACTGCGAGCCGCCACATACACG GTGCTCCCTCTTGTTGAATGCGACGCAGGCCGATGAGGATGTTGCCGTGGTAACAGTGTCAGGGTCAGAGTTTGGACGAAGTGAGGTGGAAAGTCGACTTAATATCAGCAAAGGAAAATTTCACACCCTTGAGTGTGTGGCAAAAACCCAGGGCGAACATGCCTACACCCTCTTTTCCATCAGCG AAAGAACTGTGCCCCATAAACTCTTCACACCTCTGTTGTCTGGTGTTGTGTCCACTGCTGTTCTGCTTAGCTTAATTGTGGTGGTTCTGCTCTTCAAATACATGCAG AAACCCAAATATGAGATCCACTGGAAGGTGATCGACAGTTTTGATGGCAACAATTATACCTACATAGACCCCACGCAACTGCCTTATGACCCCAAATGGGAGTTTCCACGGGAAAGACTGCGCTTTG GTAAAATCCTTGGCTCTGGAGCATTTGGTAAAGTGGTGGCAGCTACTGCGTATGGACTCCTGTCAGCTGACACAGTGACAACTGTTGCTGTAAAAATGCTAAAAC CGAGCGCTCACTCCACTGAGAAAGAGGCTCTAATGTCAGAGTTAAAAGTTCTGAGCTACATTGGCAACCATATGAACATTGTCAACTTGCTTGGCGCCTGTACAGTAGGAG GCCCTACTCTGGTGATCACAGAATTCTGTTGCTATGGCGACATGTTGAACTTCCTGAGAAGAAAGCGTGATGCGTTTTTCAGTTCCAAAACAGGTGATGGATATTACAAAAATCTTCTCAGCCAAACACAGCCTTCAAG AGAGGGCACTGATAATGGTTACATGCCCATGAGGTCGTATCAGAAGAGATCGAATCAGACAG AATGGTGTGATGATAAAGATGATCTCTCTTTGGATACTGAGGATTTACTCAGTTTCTCATATCAAGTTGCTAAAGGCATGGACTTCCTCACATCCAAAAAT TGTATCCACAGAGATCTGGCCGCTAGGAATGTTTTACTGACTCAGGGCCGGGTAGCAAAGATATGTGATTTCGGTCTGGCACGTGACATCACTACAGATTCCAGCTACGTCCTGAGAGGAAAT GCACGTCTGCCAGTGAAATGGATGTCCCCAGAGAGCTTGTTTGCTTGCGTGTACACTTTTGAGAGTGACGTCTGGTCCTATGGCATCTTACTGTGGGAGATCTTCTCTCTGG GAAACACACCTTATCCGGGTATTCCAGTTGGATCCACATTCTATAAGATGATACAAGATGGATACAGAATGAGTGAGCCTGAGTTTGCCCCAATTGAAAT
- the clrn2 gene encoding clarin-2 isoform X2: protein MPTLWKQIVFSFASILSIGSVVLLVVALSTERWVTGTTLCQTGVDLVNASNPELEQFTGHIYYGLFQGGKTRRCGLGIRRSKIYIFPKLIKKINSGLHMIIIFFLLIAIGFAVVSLAFCIYNARKVPYQSIKGPFGLYIWNFIAGNAMGFACFLAAIQCHRLTEHVANYRESLFTLVIREENLGFSFWLCVASSVTHGANILVVASSKIHLPKIQTKKPEEPSATGEDFLY, encoded by the exons ATGCCAACTCTCTGGAAACAGATCGTGTTCTCCTTCGCTTCTATACTCAGCATCGGTTCTGTGGTACTTCTGGTCGTGGCACTGTCCACCGAGCGCTGGGTCACCGGAACCACACTGTGTCAGACAGGAGTAGATCTGGTGAACGCATCTAATCCAGAGCTCGAGCAGTTCACGGGACACATTTACTACGGCCTCTTTCAGGGCGGGAAAACACGGAGATGTGGGCTCGGCATCCGCCGCTCCAAAATATACA TTTTCCCAAAgctcattaaaaaaatcaacagTGGTCTTCACATGATCATTATCTTCTTTCTTCTCATTGCTATTGGCTTTGCAGTGGTCAGTTTAGCTTTCTGTATATATAATGCCAGAAAAGTTCCTTATCAATCTATCAAAGGACCTTTTGGCCTCTACATCTGGAATTTCATTGCAGGTAA TGCAATGGGCTTTGCATGTTTCCTTGCAGCAATTCAGTGCCATCGGCTCACGGAACATGTGGCTAACTACCGTGAGAGCCTTTTTACCCTTGTGATCCGTGAGGAGAATCTTGGTTTCTCCTTCTGGTTGTGCGTTGCCAGCTCTGTAACACACGGAGCTAACATTCTTGTAGTAGCCTCCAGTAAAATACATCTGCCTAAAATACAGACTAAGAAACCAGAGGAACCCTCAGCCACTGGAGAAGACTTCCTCTACTAA
- the clrn2 gene encoding clarin-2 isoform X1, whose product MPTLWKQIVFSFASILSIGSVVLLVVALSTERWVTGTTLCQTGVDLVNASNPELEQFTGHIYYGLFQGGKTRRCGLGIRRSKIYIFPKLIKKINSGLHMIIIFFLLIAIGFAVVSLAFCIYNARKVPYQSIKGPFGLYIWNFIAALFSAMGFACFLAAIQCHRLTEHVANYRESLFTLVIREENLGFSFWLCVASSVTHGANILVVASSKIHLPKIQTKKPEEPSATGEDFLY is encoded by the exons ATGCCAACTCTCTGGAAACAGATCGTGTTCTCCTTCGCTTCTATACTCAGCATCGGTTCTGTGGTACTTCTGGTCGTGGCACTGTCCACCGAGCGCTGGGTCACCGGAACCACACTGTGTCAGACAGGAGTAGATCTGGTGAACGCATCTAATCCAGAGCTCGAGCAGTTCACGGGACACATTTACTACGGCCTCTTTCAGGGCGGGAAAACACGGAGATGTGGGCTCGGCATCCGCCGCTCCAAAATATACA TTTTCCCAAAgctcattaaaaaaatcaacagTGGTCTTCACATGATCATTATCTTCTTTCTTCTCATTGCTATTGGCTTTGCAGTGGTCAGTTTAGCTTTCTGTATATATAATGCCAGAAAAGTTCCTTATCAATCTATCAAAGGACCTTTTGGCCTCTACATCTGGAATTTCATTGCAG CTCTGTTCAGTGCAATGGGCTTTGCATGTTTCCTTGCAGCAATTCAGTGCCATCGGCTCACGGAACATGTGGCTAACTACCGTGAGAGCCTTTTTACCCTTGTGATCCGTGAGGAGAATCTTGGTTTCTCCTTCTGGTTGTGCGTTGCCAGCTCTGTAACACACGGAGCTAACATTCTTGTAGTAGCCTCCAGTAAAATACATCTGCCTAAAATACAGACTAAGAAACCAGAGGAACCCTCAGCCACTGGAGAAGACTTCCTCTACTAA